From Micrococcus porci, one genomic window encodes:
- a CDS encoding PqqD family peptide modification chaperone has protein sequence MTDPRRGGRAVRIPAGDGSTTAAGLDETGVRTLLDAWRRCGAEEVAAPAEGAAAYWEATGWDWFHENLVHSATTAAITAGVGRRLLFHGACLADPGTGSAVALVAASGTGKTTATRRLGPHYAYLTDETVIVAPDTLEVTPFPKPLSLLGPSGVRPKTQVSPDELGLGDAVPARLARLAVLDRVRDVDGPVTARAETMGLGDALIAVVPQTSSLARLPRGLRELCRVIDRLGGVQRLVYAEADGLRPVVDELLAAAPEPLEPAWEPLTPAELAASRETGDAAAGAARREAVDDGIVTDDGRLILLAGPQLAALEGLGPVVWLMLEEPLTNAQIVERLAAEGPVPDDAADRVADAVTALAESGLVRI, from the coding sequence GTGACCGATCCCCGCCGAGGTGGCCGCGCCGTCCGCATCCCCGCCGGCGACGGCAGCACCACGGCCGCGGGCCTCGACGAGACCGGCGTGCGGACCCTCCTGGACGCGTGGCGGCGGTGCGGCGCCGAGGAGGTCGCGGCACCGGCCGAGGGCGCCGCCGCGTACTGGGAGGCGACGGGCTGGGACTGGTTCCACGAGAACCTCGTGCACTCCGCCACCACCGCGGCCATCACCGCCGGCGTCGGCCGCAGGCTCCTCTTCCACGGCGCCTGCCTGGCCGATCCCGGCACGGGCAGCGCCGTCGCGCTGGTCGCCGCCTCCGGCACCGGGAAGACCACCGCGACCCGCCGCCTCGGACCCCACTACGCCTACCTCACGGACGAGACCGTGATCGTCGCCCCGGACACCCTCGAGGTGACCCCCTTCCCCAAGCCGCTGTCCCTGCTCGGCCCCTCCGGCGTACGGCCGAAGACGCAGGTCTCCCCCGACGAGCTCGGCCTCGGCGACGCGGTCCCCGCCCGGCTGGCCCGCCTCGCCGTCCTGGACCGGGTCCGGGACGTCGACGGACCCGTGACGGCGCGCGCCGAGACCATGGGCCTCGGCGACGCCCTGATCGCGGTGGTCCCCCAGACGTCGTCCCTGGCCCGGCTGCCCCGGGGTCTCCGGGAGCTGTGCCGGGTGATCGACCGGCTCGGCGGCGTCCAGCGCCTCGTCTACGCCGAGGCCGACGGGCTGCGCCCCGTGGTGGACGAGCTGCTCGCCGCCGCCCCCGAGCCCCTCGAGCCCGCCTGGGAGCCGCTGACCCCGGCCGAGCTCGCGGCGTCCCGGGAGACGGGCGACGCCGCCGCGGGAGCCGCGCGTCGCGAGGCCGTGGACGACGGGATCGTCACCGACGACGGTCGTCTCATCCTGCTCGCCGGCCCCCAGCTGGCCGCCCTGGAGGGGCTCGGACCGGTGGTGTGGCTGATGCTCGAGGAGCCGCTCACCAACGCGCAGATCGTGGAGCGCCTCGCGGCCGAGGGACCCGTGCCCGACGACGCCGCCGACCGGGTGGCCGACGCCGTCACCGCCCTCGCCGAGTCAGGGCTCGTGCGGATCTGA
- the lepB gene encoding signal peptidase I, with the protein MAHTPDAVPARDEAACDEAVRDDAAPAPASSAAAPGRRRRVQLPFWASVLLNVAVALLVVSVVQALWVKVYSVPSGSMEQTLQVGDRMLVNRTAYPDGVAERQDIVVFDANETWGVDTVGEEGPVEGAVRTFGDLTGIGRSHENALVKRVIGLPGETVECCTSQGAVTVGGTPLEEDYLYEDLPFVPGTLDCTTTPRSSRCFGPVTVPERSMLVMGDHRSNSADSVYQCRGLTAEQAGDCAHFVRDEDVVGRVFSTVWPPSNWSGH; encoded by the coding sequence ATGGCGCACACCCCGGACGCCGTCCCCGCCCGTGACGAGGCCGCCTGTGACGAGGCCGTCCGCGACGACGCCGCCCCCGCCCCCGCCTCCTCGGCGGCGGCGCCCGGGCGGCGTCGCCGTGTGCAGCTGCCGTTCTGGGCCTCGGTCCTTCTGAACGTGGCGGTCGCGCTGCTGGTGGTGTCCGTGGTGCAGGCGCTCTGGGTCAAGGTGTACTCGGTGCCGTCGGGCTCGATGGAGCAGACCCTGCAGGTCGGCGACCGGATGCTGGTGAACCGCACCGCGTACCCGGACGGCGTGGCGGAGCGCCAGGACATCGTGGTGTTCGACGCCAACGAGACCTGGGGTGTGGACACGGTGGGCGAGGAGGGCCCGGTGGAGGGCGCCGTGCGCACCTTCGGCGACCTCACCGGCATCGGCCGCTCGCACGAGAACGCGCTGGTCAAGCGCGTCATCGGCCTGCCGGGGGAGACGGTGGAGTGCTGCACTTCGCAGGGCGCGGTGACCGTCGGCGGCACGCCGCTGGAGGAGGACTACCTCTACGAGGACCTGCCGTTCGTGCCCGGGACGCTGGACTGCACCACCACCCCGAGGTCCTCGCGCTGCTTCGGCCCGGTGACGGTGCCGGAGCGCTCCATGCTGGTCATGGGCGACCACCGCTCCAACTCCGCGGACTCCGTGTACCAGTGCCGCGGCCTCACCGCGGAGCAGGCGGGGGACTGCGCGCACTTCGTCCGGGACGAGGACGTGGTGGGCCGGGTGTTCAGCACCGTCTGGCCTCCGTCGAACTGGTCCGGGCACTGA
- a CDS encoding ribose-phosphate diphosphokinase, whose amino-acid sequence MTELSRSEDKRLVLAAGRAHPGLAQEIAEALGTELLPMSAYDFANGEIYVRSGESVRGKDVFVIQSHPAPLNNHLMEQLIMVDSMKRASARRITVVSPFYPYARQDKKGRGREPISARLVADLYKTAGASRVMSVDLHTAQIQGFFDGPVDHLFAIPLLADYIRGQVEGEKVTVVSPDTGRVRVAEQWADRLGGVPLGFVHKSRDLTVPNKAESKTVVGDVEGRVCVLIDDMIDTGGTIAGAVRILKEAGAKDVIIAATHAVFSDPAAQRLGESGAREVVVTNTLPIPEEKRFDNLTVLSIAPLIARAIREVFEDGSVTSLFDGDA is encoded by the coding sequence ATGACGGAGCTGAGCCGCAGCGAGGACAAACGACTGGTGCTGGCCGCGGGCCGGGCACATCCCGGGCTCGCGCAGGAGATCGCGGAGGCCCTGGGCACCGAGCTGCTGCCCATGAGCGCGTACGACTTCGCCAACGGCGAGATCTACGTGCGCTCGGGGGAGTCGGTGCGCGGCAAGGACGTGTTCGTCATCCAGTCCCACCCGGCGCCGCTGAACAACCACCTCATGGAGCAGCTCATCATGGTGGACTCCATGAAGCGCGCCTCCGCCCGCCGGATCACCGTCGTCTCCCCGTTCTACCCGTACGCCCGTCAGGACAAGAAGGGCCGCGGCCGCGAGCCGATCTCGGCCCGCCTCGTGGCGGACCTGTACAAGACCGCCGGCGCGTCCCGCGTCATGTCCGTGGACCTGCACACCGCGCAGATCCAGGGCTTCTTCGACGGACCCGTGGACCACCTCTTCGCCATCCCGCTGCTCGCGGACTACATCCGCGGCCAGGTCGAGGGCGAGAAGGTCACGGTCGTCTCCCCGGACACCGGCCGCGTGCGCGTGGCCGAGCAGTGGGCGGACCGCCTCGGCGGCGTGCCGCTGGGCTTCGTGCACAAGTCCCGCGACCTGACCGTGCCGAACAAGGCCGAGTCCAAGACCGTCGTCGGCGACGTCGAGGGCCGCGTCTGCGTGCTCATCGACGACATGATCGACACCGGCGGCACGATCGCGGGCGCCGTGCGGATCCTCAAGGAGGCCGGCGCCAAGGACGTCATCATCGCGGCCACCCACGCGGTGTTCTCCGATCCGGCCGCCCAGCGCCTCGGGGAGTCCGGGGCCCGCGAGGTCGTGGTGACCAACACCCTGCCCATCCCGGAAGAGAAGCGCTTCGACAACCTCACCGTGCTCTCGATCGCCCCGCTGATCGCCCGCGCGATCCGCGAGGTCTTCGAGGACGGCTCCGTCACCAGCCTGTTCGACGGGGATGCCTGA